One genomic window of Panicum hallii strain FIL2 chromosome 6, PHallii_v3.1, whole genome shotgun sequence includes the following:
- the LOC112897977 gene encoding uncharacterized protein LOC112897977, producing the protein MNSSKNGRTPLANEIYERMVAEKDREPEEGEAKKSPTKIVDETLSEISRSSTFLPNIGAPQPSKNAQSSSTAAQARIQAEFEASLQAEREEAARKREELQAQLQAQQAALEENQNLLRQTQEEVRGMTSRFEETNALLRAVLKLQKD; encoded by the exons ATGAATAGTTCCAAAAATGGTCGCACTCCTCTTGCCAATGAAATATAT GAACGGATGGTGGCAGAGAAGGATAGAGAGCCAGAAGAAGGAGAAGCAAAAAAATCTCCCACCAAGATTGTTGATGAAACTCTTAGCGAGATCAGCCGCTCATCCACATTTCTTCCTAACATTGGTGCCCCTCAACCATCAAAGAATGCTCAGTCCTCATCGACAGCAGCACAAGCACGCATCCAAGCTGAGTTTGAGGCAAGCCTCCAAGCTGAAAGAGAGGAAGCTGCTAGGAAGCGGGAAGAGTTGCAGGCACAGCTTCAAGCTCAGCAGGCCGCACTTGAAGAAAACCAAAATTTGCTGCGGCAGACCCAAGAGGAAGTGAGGGGGATGACTAGCAGGTTTGAGGAGACTAATGCGCTGCTGCGAGCTGTCCTGAAACTTCAGAAAGATTGA
- the LOC112898098 gene encoding uncharacterized protein LOC112898098 has translation MGKTIESDNEYDLSSDIDNQCDSDDDYDDDLNDEDNTESFNVLHSLSLIDKMHVSLGRPDVPLQAAKLASETGVALRDKLPIYTSWKLYEKDGGPVEVQKVLDKVANRLDVDVKNDGPSKSACTDIIKKGVKQQRYHLKRKYFDESLAMEQLLAKEPPPKMKKEEWIELVKYWCDPKNQIHGLHHCFC, from the exons ATGGGGAAGACAATAGAGTCTGACAATGAATATGACCTATCCTCTGACATTGATAACCAATGTGACAGTGATGATGACTACGATGATGACCTAAATGATGAGGATAATACTGAG TCATTTAATGTACTTCACTCATTATCCTTAATTGATAAGATGCATGTTTCTCTTGGCAG ACCTGATGTCCCACTTCAAGCAGCGAAGCTGGCATCAGAAACTGGTGTAGCTCTTAGAGACAAGCTGCCTATCTACACATCTTGGAAGCTTTATGAAAAAGATGGGGGGCCAGTAGAAGTACAAAAAGTGCTTGATAAAGTGGCG AATAGGTTGGATGTGGATGTTAAGAATGATGGACCAAGCAAATCTGCATGCACTGATATCATTAAGAAGGGAGTAAAGCAGCAGAGGTATCACCTAAAAAGGAAGTACTTCGACGAGTCCCTGGCAATGGAACAGCTGTTGGCCAAAGAACCTCCACCTAAAATGAAGAAAGAGGAGTGGATCGAGCTCGTAAAGTACTGGTGTGACCCAAAGAATCAGATCCATGGCCTGCATCACTGCTTTTGTTAA